The following coding sequences are from one Musa acuminata AAA Group cultivar baxijiao chromosome BXJ1-6, Cavendish_Baxijiao_AAA, whole genome shotgun sequence window:
- the LOC135676484 gene encoding probable serine/threonine-protein kinase At1g01540 isoform X1, which translates to MWKMEERSGGSNPSSRGGKEEERETRKEKGPAESLWRQMEEEEEERRSSLPPHNVVILACDATRDHNEVELRLIVNAIRKRGGILCGGDTLLVLGVLHTVTNPMGYQTKACADSFGGTNFWALEEEVSKKVDKYESMLQQSAEMCNNEAVIATNLEQTPLLICCKVSINVKITAGTPAKVVILQAVVSNKASWVILDRHLRRDLKFYMKHISCKVALISDNLSIEVPKPFVTNSSSKGILEQKFYSVWKTIQPSSNIQEDNQQENQTNLSSLMYSADYYASVTAQDCSNALKPKSSMISSSPGRSWDYSILASDTTVSSSKQSGTSSKEHRSLFSAKVLAGNNENVFQHDFLEKPILCAACGLRSMFYIKESMKFRFSEIQDATSDFSKENLLGEGGFGLVYKGQLKDGQIIAAKMRKEESTQGYTEFFSEVHVLSFARHRNIVMLLGYCCKEKYNILVYEYICNKSLHWHLFSQPAELLEWHQRYAIAMGIAKGLRFLHEECRGGTIIHRDLRPRNILLTHDFVPMLGDFGLAKWKSNSDSFQTRVLGTSGYIAPEYAEFGIVSVRTDVYAFGIILFQLISGRRVLDEANGHHQHLLQWVEPLVENLALHELIDPRLGESYDIYELYHLARAAFLCVRRNPEMRPSIGEVVHLLEAGHVRDLAQQFVPHYIK; encoded by the exons ATGTGGAAGATGGAGGAGCGGAGTGGGGGATCGAACCCTAGTAGCCGGGgcgggaaggaggaggagagggagacgaGGAAGGAGAAGGGACCAGCTGAGTCGTTGTGGCGgcagatggaggaggaggaggaggagcgccgATCCTCGTTGCCGCCGCACAACGTGGTGATCCTGGCCTGCGACGCCACAAGGGACCACAACGAGGTTGAGCTCCGACTTATCGTGAATGCCATCCGCAAGAGGGGCGGCATCCTCTGCGGCGGCGACACCCTCCTCGTCCTCGGCGTCCTCCACACCGTCACCAACCCCA TGGGATATCAGACAAAAGCATGCGCTGACTCCTTTGGTGGGACGAATTTTTGGGCACTTGAAGAGGAGGTCTCAAAGAAGGTTGATAAATATGAGAGCATGCTTCAACAGAGTGCTGAAATGTGTAACAATGAAGCGGTAATAGCAACAAATTTGGAACAAACACCTTTACTTATTTGTTGTAAG GTCAGCATTAATGTCAAAATTACTGCCGGAACTCCAGCAAAGGTTGTTATTCTGCAAGCGGTTGTTTCTAATAAAGCCTCCTGGGTGATACTTGATAG ACACCTGCGAAGGGATTTGAAATTCTATATGAAACACATATCTTGCAAAGTTGCATTGATCAGTGATAATCTATCAATTGAAGTGCCAAAGCCATTCGTAACAAATTCTTCAAGTAAAGGAATATTAGAGCAGAAGTTTTATTCTGTCTGGAAAACCATTCAACCCAGTTCAAACATACAGGAGGATAACCAGCAGGAGAATCAAACCAATTTGTCTTCTTTGATGTATTCTGCAGACTATTATGCATCTGTAACTGCCCAAGATTGCTCCAATGCCTTGAAGCCAAAGTCAAGCATGATATCTTCATCCCCTGGAAGGTCCTGGGATTATAGTATATTGGCATCTGATACGACTGTGTCTTCATCTAAGCAATCTG GGACGAGTTCCAAAGAACATAGAAGTCTCTTTTCTGCAAAGGTCCTGGCGGGCAACAATGAAAATGTTTTTCAGCATGATTTCTTAGAAAAGCCAATTCTTTGTGCTGCTTGTGGACTACGGTCAATGTTTTATATCAAAGAGTCTATGAAGTTCCGCTTTTCAGAGATTCAAGATGCAACTTCTGATTTTTCAAAAGAGAATCTATTGGGAGAAGGTGGATTTGGTCTTGTATACAAAGGCCAACTCAAAGATGGCCAGATTATTGCAGCAAAAATGCGAAAAGAAGAAAGCACCCAAGGATATACTGAATTCTTTTCTGAAGTACATGTTCTAAGTTTTGCAAGACATAGAAATATTGTGATGCTTTTGGGTTATTGTTGCAAGGAGAAATATAACATTTTGGTTTATGAATATATCTGCAACAAATCTCTTCACTGGCATCTGTTTA GTCAACCTGCAGAGTTACTAGAATGGCACCAAAGATATGCTATCGCTATGGGAATAGCCAAAGGTCTCCGTTTTCTACATGAAGAGTGCCGTGGAGGTACCATTATTCATCGAGATTTGCGTCCAAGAAATATTCTTCTTACACATGACTTTGTTCCCATG CTCGGGGACTTTGGTCTTGCTAAATGGAAGTCCAATAGTGATTCATTCCAAACGAGAGTGCTAGGCACATCTGG GTATATTGCACCTGAGTATGCTGAATTTGGTATTGTCTCAGTAAGGACTGATGTTTATGCATTTGGAATAATACTGTTTCAACTGATATCAGGACGTAGGGTACTTGATGAAGCGAATGGGCATCACCAACATCTATTGCAATGG GTGGAGCCACTAGTTGAAAATCTGGCTTTACATGAGCTTATCGATCCCCGCCTTGGAGAATCTTATGACATTTATGAGCTTTACCATTTGGCTAGAGCAGCATTCCTTTGTGTCAGGAGAAACCCTGAGATGCGTCCATCCATTGGAGAG GTTGTGCACCTTCTTGAAGCAGGCCATGTACGAGACTTGGCACAGCAGTTTGTTCCACATTACATCAAATGA
- the LOC135676484 gene encoding probable serine/threonine-protein kinase At1g01540 isoform X3 — MWKMEERSGGSNPSSRGGKEEERETRKEKGPAESLWRQMEEEEEERRSSLPPHNVVILACDATRDHNEVELRLIVNAIRKRGGILCGGDTLLVLGVLHTVTNPMGYQTKACADSFGGTNFWALEEEVSKKVDKYESMLQQSAEMCNNEAVSINVKITAGTPAKVVILQAVVSNKASWVILDRHLRRDLKFYMKHISCKVALISDNLSIEVPKPFVTNSSSKGILEQKFYSVWKTIQPSSNIQEDNQQENQTNLSSLMYSADYYASVTAQDCSNALKPKSSMISSSPGRSWDYSILASDTTVSSSKQSGTSSKEHRSLFSAKVLAGNNENVFQHDFLEKPILCAACGLRSMFYIKESMKFRFSEIQDATSDFSKENLLGEGGFGLVYKGQLKDGQIIAAKMRKEESTQGYTEFFSEVHVLSFARHRNIVMLLGYCCKEKYNILVYEYICNKSLHWHLFSQPAELLEWHQRYAIAMGIAKGLRFLHEECRGGTIIHRDLRPRNILLTHDFVPMLGDFGLAKWKSNSDSFQTRVLGTSGYIAPEYAEFGIVSVRTDVYAFGIILFQLISGRRVLDEANGHHQHLLQWVEPLVENLALHELIDPRLGESYDIYELYHLARAAFLCVRRNPEMRPSIGEVVHLLEAGHVRDLAQQFVPHYIK; from the exons ATGTGGAAGATGGAGGAGCGGAGTGGGGGATCGAACCCTAGTAGCCGGGgcgggaaggaggaggagagggagacgaGGAAGGAGAAGGGACCAGCTGAGTCGTTGTGGCGgcagatggaggaggaggaggaggagcgccgATCCTCGTTGCCGCCGCACAACGTGGTGATCCTGGCCTGCGACGCCACAAGGGACCACAACGAGGTTGAGCTCCGACTTATCGTGAATGCCATCCGCAAGAGGGGCGGCATCCTCTGCGGCGGCGACACCCTCCTCGTCCTCGGCGTCCTCCACACCGTCACCAACCCCA TGGGATATCAGACAAAAGCATGCGCTGACTCCTTTGGTGGGACGAATTTTTGGGCACTTGAAGAGGAGGTCTCAAAGAAGGTTGATAAATATGAGAGCATGCTTCAACAGAGTGCTGAAATGTGTAACAATGAAGCG GTCAGCATTAATGTCAAAATTACTGCCGGAACTCCAGCAAAGGTTGTTATTCTGCAAGCGGTTGTTTCTAATAAAGCCTCCTGGGTGATACTTGATAG ACACCTGCGAAGGGATTTGAAATTCTATATGAAACACATATCTTGCAAAGTTGCATTGATCAGTGATAATCTATCAATTGAAGTGCCAAAGCCATTCGTAACAAATTCTTCAAGTAAAGGAATATTAGAGCAGAAGTTTTATTCTGTCTGGAAAACCATTCAACCCAGTTCAAACATACAGGAGGATAACCAGCAGGAGAATCAAACCAATTTGTCTTCTTTGATGTATTCTGCAGACTATTATGCATCTGTAACTGCCCAAGATTGCTCCAATGCCTTGAAGCCAAAGTCAAGCATGATATCTTCATCCCCTGGAAGGTCCTGGGATTATAGTATATTGGCATCTGATACGACTGTGTCTTCATCTAAGCAATCTG GGACGAGTTCCAAAGAACATAGAAGTCTCTTTTCTGCAAAGGTCCTGGCGGGCAACAATGAAAATGTTTTTCAGCATGATTTCTTAGAAAAGCCAATTCTTTGTGCTGCTTGTGGACTACGGTCAATGTTTTATATCAAAGAGTCTATGAAGTTCCGCTTTTCAGAGATTCAAGATGCAACTTCTGATTTTTCAAAAGAGAATCTATTGGGAGAAGGTGGATTTGGTCTTGTATACAAAGGCCAACTCAAAGATGGCCAGATTATTGCAGCAAAAATGCGAAAAGAAGAAAGCACCCAAGGATATACTGAATTCTTTTCTGAAGTACATGTTCTAAGTTTTGCAAGACATAGAAATATTGTGATGCTTTTGGGTTATTGTTGCAAGGAGAAATATAACATTTTGGTTTATGAATATATCTGCAACAAATCTCTTCACTGGCATCTGTTTA GTCAACCTGCAGAGTTACTAGAATGGCACCAAAGATATGCTATCGCTATGGGAATAGCCAAAGGTCTCCGTTTTCTACATGAAGAGTGCCGTGGAGGTACCATTATTCATCGAGATTTGCGTCCAAGAAATATTCTTCTTACACATGACTTTGTTCCCATG CTCGGGGACTTTGGTCTTGCTAAATGGAAGTCCAATAGTGATTCATTCCAAACGAGAGTGCTAGGCACATCTGG GTATATTGCACCTGAGTATGCTGAATTTGGTATTGTCTCAGTAAGGACTGATGTTTATGCATTTGGAATAATACTGTTTCAACTGATATCAGGACGTAGGGTACTTGATGAAGCGAATGGGCATCACCAACATCTATTGCAATGG GTGGAGCCACTAGTTGAAAATCTGGCTTTACATGAGCTTATCGATCCCCGCCTTGGAGAATCTTATGACATTTATGAGCTTTACCATTTGGCTAGAGCAGCATTCCTTTGTGTCAGGAGAAACCCTGAGATGCGTCCATCCATTGGAGAG GTTGTGCACCTTCTTGAAGCAGGCCATGTACGAGACTTGGCACAGCAGTTTGTTCCACATTACATCAAATGA
- the LOC135676484 gene encoding probable serine/threonine-protein kinase At1g01540 isoform X4 has translation MPSARGAASSAAATPSSSSASSTPSPTPWDIRQKHALTPLVGRIFGHLKRRSQRRLINMRACFNRVLKCVTMKRINVKITAGTPAKVVILQAVVSNKASWVILDRHLRRDLKFYMKHISCKVALISDNLSIEVPKPFVTNSSSKGILEQKFYSVWKTIQPSSNIQEDNQQENQTNLSSLMYSADYYASVTAQDCSNALKPKSSMISSSPGRSWDYSILASDTTVSSSKQSGTSSKEHRSLFSAKVLAGNNENVFQHDFLEKPILCAACGLRSMFYIKESMKFRFSEIQDATSDFSKENLLGEGGFGLVYKGQLKDGQIIAAKMRKEESTQGYTEFFSEVHVLSFARHRNIVMLLGYCCKEKYNILVYEYICNKSLHWHLFSQPAELLEWHQRYAIAMGIAKGLRFLHEECRGGTIIHRDLRPRNILLTHDFVPMLGDFGLAKWKSNSDSFQTRVLGTSGYIAPEYAEFGIVSVRTDVYAFGIILFQLISGRRVLDEANGHHQHLLQWVEPLVENLALHELIDPRLGESYDIYELYHLARAAFLCVRRNPEMRPSIGEVVHLLEAGHVRDLAQQFVPHYIK, from the exons ATGCCATCCGCAAGAGGGGCGGCATCCTCTGCGGCGGCGACACCCTCCTCGTCCTCGGCGTCCTCCACACCGTCACCAACCCCA TGGGATATCAGACAAAAGCATGCGCTGACTCCTTTGGTGGGACGAATTTTTGGGCACTTGAAGAGGAGGTCTCAAAGAAGGTTGATAAATATGAGAGCATGCTTCAACAGAGTGCTGAAATGTGTAACAATGAAGCG CATTAATGTCAAAATTACTGCCGGAACTCCAGCAAAGGTTGTTATTCTGCAAGCGGTTGTTTCTAATAAAGCCTCCTGGGTGATACTTGATAG ACACCTGCGAAGGGATTTGAAATTCTATATGAAACACATATCTTGCAAAGTTGCATTGATCAGTGATAATCTATCAATTGAAGTGCCAAAGCCATTCGTAACAAATTCTTCAAGTAAAGGAATATTAGAGCAGAAGTTTTATTCTGTCTGGAAAACCATTCAACCCAGTTCAAACATACAGGAGGATAACCAGCAGGAGAATCAAACCAATTTGTCTTCTTTGATGTATTCTGCAGACTATTATGCATCTGTAACTGCCCAAGATTGCTCCAATGCCTTGAAGCCAAAGTCAAGCATGATATCTTCATCCCCTGGAAGGTCCTGGGATTATAGTATATTGGCATCTGATACGACTGTGTCTTCATCTAAGCAATCTG GGACGAGTTCCAAAGAACATAGAAGTCTCTTTTCTGCAAAGGTCCTGGCGGGCAACAATGAAAATGTTTTTCAGCATGATTTCTTAGAAAAGCCAATTCTTTGTGCTGCTTGTGGACTACGGTCAATGTTTTATATCAAAGAGTCTATGAAGTTCCGCTTTTCAGAGATTCAAGATGCAACTTCTGATTTTTCAAAAGAGAATCTATTGGGAGAAGGTGGATTTGGTCTTGTATACAAAGGCCAACTCAAAGATGGCCAGATTATTGCAGCAAAAATGCGAAAAGAAGAAAGCACCCAAGGATATACTGAATTCTTTTCTGAAGTACATGTTCTAAGTTTTGCAAGACATAGAAATATTGTGATGCTTTTGGGTTATTGTTGCAAGGAGAAATATAACATTTTGGTTTATGAATATATCTGCAACAAATCTCTTCACTGGCATCTGTTTA GTCAACCTGCAGAGTTACTAGAATGGCACCAAAGATATGCTATCGCTATGGGAATAGCCAAAGGTCTCCGTTTTCTACATGAAGAGTGCCGTGGAGGTACCATTATTCATCGAGATTTGCGTCCAAGAAATATTCTTCTTACACATGACTTTGTTCCCATG CTCGGGGACTTTGGTCTTGCTAAATGGAAGTCCAATAGTGATTCATTCCAAACGAGAGTGCTAGGCACATCTGG GTATATTGCACCTGAGTATGCTGAATTTGGTATTGTCTCAGTAAGGACTGATGTTTATGCATTTGGAATAATACTGTTTCAACTGATATCAGGACGTAGGGTACTTGATGAAGCGAATGGGCATCACCAACATCTATTGCAATGG GTGGAGCCACTAGTTGAAAATCTGGCTTTACATGAGCTTATCGATCCCCGCCTTGGAGAATCTTATGACATTTATGAGCTTTACCATTTGGCTAGAGCAGCATTCCTTTGTGTCAGGAGAAACCCTGAGATGCGTCCATCCATTGGAGAG GTTGTGCACCTTCTTGAAGCAGGCCATGTACGAGACTTGGCACAGCAGTTTGTTCCACATTACATCAAATGA
- the LOC135676484 gene encoding serine/threonine-protein kinase CDG1-like isoform X6, whose translation MLQQSAEMCNNEAVIATNLEQTPLLICCKVSINVKITAGTPAKVVILQAVVSNKASWVILDRHLRRDLKFYMKHISCKVALISDNLSIEVPKPFVTNSSSKGILEQKFYSVWKTIQPSSNIQEDNQQENQTNLSSLMYSADYYASVTAQDCSNALKPKSSMISSSPGRSWDYSILASDTTVSSSKQSGTSSKEHRSLFSAKVLAGNNENVFQHDFLEKPILCAACGLRSMFYIKESMKFRFSEIQDATSDFSKENLLGEGGFGLVYKGQLKDGQIIAAKMRKEESTQGYTEFFSEVHVLSFARHRNIVMLLGYCCKEKYNILVYEYICNKSLHWHLFSQPAELLEWHQRYAIAMGIAKGLRFLHEECRGGTIIHRDLRPRNILLTHDFVPMLGDFGLAKWKSNSDSFQTRVLGTSGYIAPEYAEFGIVSVRTDVYAFGIILFQLISGRRVLDEANGHHQHLLQWVEPLVENLALHELIDPRLGESYDIYELYHLARAAFLCVRRNPEMRPSIGEVVHLLEAGHVRDLAQQFVPHYIK comes from the exons ATGCTTCAACAGAGTGCTGAAATGTGTAACAATGAAGCGGTAATAGCAACAAATTTGGAACAAACACCTTTACTTATTTGTTGTAAG GTCAGCATTAATGTCAAAATTACTGCCGGAACTCCAGCAAAGGTTGTTATTCTGCAAGCGGTTGTTTCTAATAAAGCCTCCTGGGTGATACTTGATAG ACACCTGCGAAGGGATTTGAAATTCTATATGAAACACATATCTTGCAAAGTTGCATTGATCAGTGATAATCTATCAATTGAAGTGCCAAAGCCATTCGTAACAAATTCTTCAAGTAAAGGAATATTAGAGCAGAAGTTTTATTCTGTCTGGAAAACCATTCAACCCAGTTCAAACATACAGGAGGATAACCAGCAGGAGAATCAAACCAATTTGTCTTCTTTGATGTATTCTGCAGACTATTATGCATCTGTAACTGCCCAAGATTGCTCCAATGCCTTGAAGCCAAAGTCAAGCATGATATCTTCATCCCCTGGAAGGTCCTGGGATTATAGTATATTGGCATCTGATACGACTGTGTCTTCATCTAAGCAATCTG GGACGAGTTCCAAAGAACATAGAAGTCTCTTTTCTGCAAAGGTCCTGGCGGGCAACAATGAAAATGTTTTTCAGCATGATTTCTTAGAAAAGCCAATTCTTTGTGCTGCTTGTGGACTACGGTCAATGTTTTATATCAAAGAGTCTATGAAGTTCCGCTTTTCAGAGATTCAAGATGCAACTTCTGATTTTTCAAAAGAGAATCTATTGGGAGAAGGTGGATTTGGTCTTGTATACAAAGGCCAACTCAAAGATGGCCAGATTATTGCAGCAAAAATGCGAAAAGAAGAAAGCACCCAAGGATATACTGAATTCTTTTCTGAAGTACATGTTCTAAGTTTTGCAAGACATAGAAATATTGTGATGCTTTTGGGTTATTGTTGCAAGGAGAAATATAACATTTTGGTTTATGAATATATCTGCAACAAATCTCTTCACTGGCATCTGTTTA GTCAACCTGCAGAGTTACTAGAATGGCACCAAAGATATGCTATCGCTATGGGAATAGCCAAAGGTCTCCGTTTTCTACATGAAGAGTGCCGTGGAGGTACCATTATTCATCGAGATTTGCGTCCAAGAAATATTCTTCTTACACATGACTTTGTTCCCATG CTCGGGGACTTTGGTCTTGCTAAATGGAAGTCCAATAGTGATTCATTCCAAACGAGAGTGCTAGGCACATCTGG GTATATTGCACCTGAGTATGCTGAATTTGGTATTGTCTCAGTAAGGACTGATGTTTATGCATTTGGAATAATACTGTTTCAACTGATATCAGGACGTAGGGTACTTGATGAAGCGAATGGGCATCACCAACATCTATTGCAATGG GTGGAGCCACTAGTTGAAAATCTGGCTTTACATGAGCTTATCGATCCCCGCCTTGGAGAATCTTATGACATTTATGAGCTTTACCATTTGGCTAGAGCAGCATTCCTTTGTGTCAGGAGAAACCCTGAGATGCGTCCATCCATTGGAGAG GTTGTGCACCTTCTTGAAGCAGGCCATGTACGAGACTTGGCACAGCAGTTTGTTCCACATTACATCAAATGA
- the LOC135676484 gene encoding probable serine/threonine-protein kinase At1g01540 isoform X5: MTVGYQTKACADSFGGTNFWALEEEVSKKVDKYESMLQQSAEMCNNEAVIATNLEQTPLLICCKVSINVKITAGTPAKVVILQAVVSNKASWVILDRHLRRDLKFYMKHISCKVALISDNLSIEVPKPFVTNSSSKGILEQKFYSVWKTIQPSSNIQEDNQQENQTNLSSLMYSADYYASVTAQDCSNALKPKSSMISSSPGRSWDYSILASDTTVSSSKQSGTSSKEHRSLFSAKVLAGNNENVFQHDFLEKPILCAACGLRSMFYIKESMKFRFSEIQDATSDFSKENLLGEGGFGLVYKGQLKDGQIIAAKMRKEESTQGYTEFFSEVHVLSFARHRNIVMLLGYCCKEKYNILVYEYICNKSLHWHLFSQPAELLEWHQRYAIAMGIAKGLRFLHEECRGGTIIHRDLRPRNILLTHDFVPMLGDFGLAKWKSNSDSFQTRVLGTSGYIAPEYAEFGIVSVRTDVYAFGIILFQLISGRRVLDEANGHHQHLLQWVEPLVENLALHELIDPRLGESYDIYELYHLARAAFLCVRRNPEMRPSIGEVVHLLEAGHVRDLAQQFVPHYIK, encoded by the exons ATGACTG TGGGATATCAGACAAAAGCATGCGCTGACTCCTTTGGTGGGACGAATTTTTGGGCACTTGAAGAGGAGGTCTCAAAGAAGGTTGATAAATATGAGAGCATGCTTCAACAGAGTGCTGAAATGTGTAACAATGAAGCGGTAATAGCAACAAATTTGGAACAAACACCTTTACTTATTTGTTGTAAG GTCAGCATTAATGTCAAAATTACTGCCGGAACTCCAGCAAAGGTTGTTATTCTGCAAGCGGTTGTTTCTAATAAAGCCTCCTGGGTGATACTTGATAG ACACCTGCGAAGGGATTTGAAATTCTATATGAAACACATATCTTGCAAAGTTGCATTGATCAGTGATAATCTATCAATTGAAGTGCCAAAGCCATTCGTAACAAATTCTTCAAGTAAAGGAATATTAGAGCAGAAGTTTTATTCTGTCTGGAAAACCATTCAACCCAGTTCAAACATACAGGAGGATAACCAGCAGGAGAATCAAACCAATTTGTCTTCTTTGATGTATTCTGCAGACTATTATGCATCTGTAACTGCCCAAGATTGCTCCAATGCCTTGAAGCCAAAGTCAAGCATGATATCTTCATCCCCTGGAAGGTCCTGGGATTATAGTATATTGGCATCTGATACGACTGTGTCTTCATCTAAGCAATCTG GGACGAGTTCCAAAGAACATAGAAGTCTCTTTTCTGCAAAGGTCCTGGCGGGCAACAATGAAAATGTTTTTCAGCATGATTTCTTAGAAAAGCCAATTCTTTGTGCTGCTTGTGGACTACGGTCAATGTTTTATATCAAAGAGTCTATGAAGTTCCGCTTTTCAGAGATTCAAGATGCAACTTCTGATTTTTCAAAAGAGAATCTATTGGGAGAAGGTGGATTTGGTCTTGTATACAAAGGCCAACTCAAAGATGGCCAGATTATTGCAGCAAAAATGCGAAAAGAAGAAAGCACCCAAGGATATACTGAATTCTTTTCTGAAGTACATGTTCTAAGTTTTGCAAGACATAGAAATATTGTGATGCTTTTGGGTTATTGTTGCAAGGAGAAATATAACATTTTGGTTTATGAATATATCTGCAACAAATCTCTTCACTGGCATCTGTTTA GTCAACCTGCAGAGTTACTAGAATGGCACCAAAGATATGCTATCGCTATGGGAATAGCCAAAGGTCTCCGTTTTCTACATGAAGAGTGCCGTGGAGGTACCATTATTCATCGAGATTTGCGTCCAAGAAATATTCTTCTTACACATGACTTTGTTCCCATG CTCGGGGACTTTGGTCTTGCTAAATGGAAGTCCAATAGTGATTCATTCCAAACGAGAGTGCTAGGCACATCTGG GTATATTGCACCTGAGTATGCTGAATTTGGTATTGTCTCAGTAAGGACTGATGTTTATGCATTTGGAATAATACTGTTTCAACTGATATCAGGACGTAGGGTACTTGATGAAGCGAATGGGCATCACCAACATCTATTGCAATGG GTGGAGCCACTAGTTGAAAATCTGGCTTTACATGAGCTTATCGATCCCCGCCTTGGAGAATCTTATGACATTTATGAGCTTTACCATTTGGCTAGAGCAGCATTCCTTTGTGTCAGGAGAAACCCTGAGATGCGTCCATCCATTGGAGAG GTTGTGCACCTTCTTGAAGCAGGCCATGTACGAGACTTGGCACAGCAGTTTGTTCCACATTACATCAAATGA